The following proteins are encoded in a genomic region of Gadus macrocephalus chromosome 19, ASM3116895v1:
- the itih2 gene encoding inter-alpha-trypsin inhibitor heavy chain H2, with protein sequence MKTLPLLALLLLGQWGHCFEFIIDGEWEGETSGLDTRHERHKRAILTSEEEEDFEAIRGDDITVKSYKVESRITSRFAHTTVRSSVVNSGSKAQSIGFNVQIPKRAFITNFTMNVNGITFTGSVKEKTVARNLYAQAKARGKAAGIVRTNSQDMETFKTEVHVPPGSHIQFELHYQEMMQRKLGVYEHSLHLQPGRLVPQFQVDVYIYEPNGISFVQTTNAFGERFKGLTKMNTTKEKAHIIFKPNVEQQRKCENCTDSGVDGLFRVTYDVSRDHNAGELQVSDGHFVQFFAPSSLTPLPKNIVFVIDVSGSMWGVKMKQTVEAMQAILDDLTMDDYFSIVDFNHNVRCWSEDLVPGSSIQVEEAKSYIRGIKPNGGTNINEALMKAVQMLLKASNQRLIDPRSVSMIILVSDGDPTVGEIKLSKIQKNVKRVMKEEFSLFSLGIGFDVDYDFLERIAMENRGMAQRILANHAASEQLRSFYRQVSSPLLRQITIQFPEEAVSDVTHNRFDKFFSGSELVVAGKLRLTEETTLTSFTTASAASMDLTLETETEIGELDAKLAGQQHSVTGFARQMWAYITVNQLISERSLAPTAAKKRKITQRILTLAVEHQFVTPLTALLVESEDGGERLLADSPKDPKQGCCSGMTVPTPVILNYSPPPWVQPPMPSPLPSQVDGAKPDQITIVENDPHFIVHLPRTQMDVCFNIDSEPGHILNLVSDPGAGVVVNGQLVGAKGPRADGKTSTYFGAISVYYQPEGLEVTASTERITVRDTHRGHSFTWAATANITQDGVKISIVKESHVMVSVNDNIRVMVLLHRVWKKHPINVDYLGIYVPTDNQYSPLVDGLIGQFSVEPEVRVYNPHPGADPLKEEATMEVKGHQLSVTRGWQKDYRQDRKQGSDVYCWFVHNSGKGFIDHHYTSYIVPHRHSFLQLA encoded by the exons ATGAAGACGCTGCCCCTCCTCGCCCTGCTGCTGCTCGGCCAGTGGGGCCACTGCTTCGAGTTCATTATAGATGgcgagtgggagggagagact TCAGGACTCGATACTCGCCACGAAAGACACAAG aGAGCTATTTTgaccagtgaggaggaggaagactttGAG GCCATCCGCGGCGATGACATCACCGTCAAGAGCTACAAGGTGGAGAGCCGCATCACCTCGCGCTTCGCCCACACCACAGTCCGGAGCTCGGTGGTCAACTCCGGCTCCAAGGCCCAGAGCATCGGCTTCAACGTTCAGATCCCCAAGAGGGCCTTCATCACCAACTTCACTAT GAACGTGAACGGGATTACGTTTACGGGCTCTGTGAAGGAGAAAACCGTGGCCAGGAATCTGTACGCCCAGGCCAAGGCGAGGGGGAAGGCCGCGGGCATCGTCAG GACAAACTCCCAGGACATGGAAACCTTCAAGACGGAGGTTCACGTTCCACCTGGCAGTCACATTCAATTTGAGCTCCACTACCAGGAAATGATGCAGAGGAAGCTGGGAGTGTACGAGCATTCTCTGCACCTGCAGCCCGGACGCCTGGTGCCACAGTTCCAG gTGGATGTGTACATCTATGAGCCAAACGGTATTTCCTTTGTGCAAACGACAAATGCATTTGGGGAACGCTTCAAAGGCTTGACCAAAATGAACACCACAAAagaaaag gcccATATCATCTTCAAGCCAAACGTTGAGCAGCAGAGGAAGTGCGAAAACTGCACGGACAGCGGCGTGGATGGCCTGTTCAGAGTCACCTACGACGTGTCGAGGGACCACAACGCCGGTGAACTTCAG GTCTCCGACGGCCATTTTGTGCAGTTCTTTGCTCCCTCTAGCCTCACGCCTCTTCCCAAAAACATTGTGTTTGTCATCGACGTCAGCGGGTCCATGTGGGGCGTGAAGATGAAGCAG ACCGTGGAGGCCATGCAGGCCATCCTGGACGACCTGACCATGGACGACTACTTCAGCATCGTGGACTTCAACCACAACGTGCGCTGCTGGAGCGAGGACCTGGTCCCCGGCTCCTCCATCCAGGTGGAAGAGGCCAAGTCGTACATCAGGGGGATCAAACCCAATGGAG GAACCAACATCAACGAGGCGCTGATGAAGGCGGTGCAGATGCTGCTGAAGGCCTCCAACCAGCGCCTCATTGACCCCCGCTCCGTGTCCATGATCATCCTGGTGTCGGACGGAGACCCCACCGTCG gGGAGATCAAACTGAGCAAGATCCAGAAGAACGTGAAGCGTGTGATGAAGGAGGAGTTCTCCCTCTTCTCGCTGGGCATCGGCTTCGACGTGGACTACGACTTCCTGGAGCGCATCGCCATGGAGAACCGGGGCATGGCCCAGAGGATCTTGGCCAACCACGCCGCCTCCGAGCAGCTCCGG agcttCTACCGCCAGGTGTCGTCCCCCCTGCTGAGGCAGATCACCATCCAGTTCCCGGAGGAGGCCGTGTCGGACGTCACCCACAACCGCTTCGACAAGTTCTTCAGCGGCTCCGAGCTGGTGGTGGCCGGCAAGCTGCGGCTCACCGAGGAGACCACCCTAACCAGCTTCACTACCGCCTCCGCc GCCAGCATGGACCTGACcctggagacagagacggagatcGGGGAGCTGGACGCCAAGCTGGCCGGCCAGCAGCACTCCGTCACGGGCTTCGCCAGGCAGATGTGGGCCTACATCACCGTCAACCAGCTCATATCCGAGAG GTCCCTGGCGCCCACGGCGGCGAAGAAGAGGAAGATCACCCAGAGGATCCTCACCCTGGCCGTGGAGCACCAGTTTGTGACGCCGCTCACCGCCCTGCTGGTGGAGAGCGAGGACGGCGGGGAGAGGCTGCTGGCCGACTCCCCCAAGGACCCCAAGCAGGGCTGCTGCTCAG GGATGACAGTCCCGACCCCGGTAATCCTGAATtactcaccccccccctgggTCCAGCCTCCCATGCCGTCGCCCCTCCCCAGTCAGGTGGATGGAGCTAAACCTGATCAAATCACCATag TCGAGAACGACCCCCACTTCATCGTCCACCTGCCCCGGACCCAGATGGACGTCTGCTTCAACATCGACTCCGAACCCGGACACATCCTGAACCTGGTCTCGGACCCCGGTGCAG GCGTGGTGGTGAACGGCCAGCTGGTGGGCGCCAAGGGTCCGCGCGCCGACGGCAAGACCAGCACCTACTTCGGCGCCATCTCCGTGTACTACCAGCCGGAGGGCCTGGAGGTGACCGCCAGCACCGAGCGGATCACCGTGCGGGACACGCACCGGGGCCACTCCTTCACCTGGGCGGCCACCGCCAACATCACGCAGGACGG GGTGAAGATCTCCATCGTGAAGGAGTCCCACGTCATGGTGAGCGTCAACGACAACATCAGGGTGATGGTGCTGCTTCACCGCGTATGGAAGAAGCACCCCATCAACGTGGACTACCTGGGCATCTACGTCCCCACCGACAACCAGTACTCCCCGCTGGTCGACGGATTGATAG GCCAGTTCTCCGTGGAGCCTGAGGTGAGGGTGTATAACCCCCACCCAGGGGCAGACCCCCTGAAGGAGGAGGCCACCATGGAGGTGAAGGGGCACCAGCTGTCCGTCACGCG